In Heptranchias perlo isolate sHepPer1 chromosome 21, sHepPer1.hap1, whole genome shotgun sequence, the following proteins share a genomic window:
- the arhgap19 gene encoding rho GTPase-activating protein 19 isoform X1, which yields MSERRDRDTTCNIVISNEPSIRSKPIIFNPDFFVEKLRHEKPGVFLELVVSNITRLIDLPGTEFAQLIGEEEPKLHGGSGSGFFRSFNFLKRKEKGVVFGAQLTEEGIAQVYQLIEYLHKNLHVEGLFRVPGNSIRQQTLKEALNSGMDVDLDSGDFHPNDLATLLKMFLGELPEPLLSHRHYNAHLKIADLMMFDTKGNKTVPDKERRIEALQLLFLLLPSANRNLLKLLLDLLYHTAKQQERNKMSAYNLALMFAPHILWPRNLMAADLQENITRLNNGAAFMIKHSQKLFRAPAYIRELARLQFTGSKISLSKDDLDLLPAPVCPNLLIIKSQKRSRLNSVLGPKEDTQQHTEEALKELFKHVSNMPESAKKKRFVRQFNKWSAVGTPEGLTPPRPKKHVRSKSFGGLIKRKVLGGQYIMERKSRNLASDTATESTEHSQVHDRENQEQFQESVESPGLRFIRIRSKSTDEILNSRKEPLGVTRVIAIPTRESTM from the exons agaTACAACCTGTAACATAGTGATCAGCAATGAGCCATCAATCCGCAGCAAGCCCATCATCTTCAACCCAGACTTCTTTGTGGAAAAACTTCGGCACGAGAAGCCGGGGGTGTTTCTGGAACTAGTCGTGAGCAACATCACGCGTCTCATCGATCTGCCCGGTACCGAGTTCGCACAGCTGATTGGTGAGGAGGAGCCAAAATTACACGGGGGCTCCGGCTCTGGCTTCTTCCGATCATTCAACTTCCTGAAGCGCAAAG AGAAGGGAGTTGTGTTTGGAGCTCAGCTAACAGAAGAGGGAATCGCTCAGGTTTATCAGCTCATTGAATATCTCCACAAAA ATCTCCATGTAGAGGGTCTGTTTCGTGTTCCTGGGAACAGTATCCGACAGCAGACCCTGAAAGAAGCTTTAAACAGCGGAATGGATGTAGATCTGGATTCTGGAGACTTCCATCCGAATGACCTAGCGACCCTGTTGAAAATGTTCCTTGGAGAACTTCCAGAACCGCTCCTCAGTCACAGACATTATAATGCTCATCTCAAAATAGCAG ATCTAATGATGTTTGATACGAAGGGGAATAAGACTGTCCCTGATAAGGAGCGTCGCATCGAGGCTCTCCAGCTGCTCTTCCTGTTGCTGCCCTCAGCCAATCGGAACCTACTGAAGTTGCTGTTGGACCTACTATACCACACTGCCAAGCAGCAGGAGAGGAACAAGATGTCCGCCTACAACCTGGCGCTCATGTTCGCCCCACATATTCTCTGGCCGAGGAAT TTGATGGCTGCTGACCTCCAAGAGAATATCACTAGGCTAAATAACGGAGCGGCATTTATGATTAAACATTCTCAGAAGCTCTTCCGG GCACCAGCATACATTCGAGAACTCGCCAGGCTGCAGTTCACAGGATCAAAAATTTCATTGTCCAAG GATGATCTAGATTTGTTGCCAGCTCCAGTTTGTCCAAATTTACTCATCATAAAATCTCAGAAGAGGAGCCGTTTGAACTCTGTTTTGGGACCGAAGGAGGACACACAGCAACACACGGAGGAGGCACTGAAGGAGCTCTTTAAACATGTCAGCAACATGCCAGAGTCCGCCAAAAAGAAGAGATTTGTGAGACag TTTAATAAATGGTCGGCTGTTGGTACACCAGAAGGATTGACTCCACCAAGACCCAAGAAACATGTGCGTTCCAAGTCTTTTGGGGGCCTCATTAAG CGTAAAGTTTTGGGTGGTCAGTATATCATGGAAAGAAAGAGCAGAAACCTGGCATCAGACACAGCAACAGAGAGCACTGAACACTCACAAGTACATGACAGGGAGAACCAGGAGCAG TTTCAGGAGTCTGTGGAATCGCCAGGATTGCGGTTCATTCGCATCCGATCAAAGTCCACAGATGAGATCCTCAACAGCAGAAAG GAACCCCTCGGAGTCACCCGAGTAATCGCAATCCCAACACGGGAATCGACCATGTAG
- the arhgap19 gene encoding rho GTPase-activating protein 19 isoform X2 codes for MSERRDRDTTCNIVISNEPSIRSKPIIFNPDFFVEKLRHEKPGVFLELVVSNITRLIDLPGTEFAQLIGEEEPKLHGGSGSGFFRSFNFLKRKEKGVVFGAQLTEEGIAQVYQLIEYLHKNLHVEGLFRVPGNSIRQQTLKEALNSGMDVDLDSGDFHPNDLATLLKMFLGELPEPLLSHRHYNAHLKIADLMMFDTKGNKTVPDKERRIEALQLLFLLLPSANRNLLKLLLDLLYHTAKQQERNKMSAYNLALMFAPHILWPRNLMAADLQENITRLNNGAAFMIKHSQKLFRAPAYIRELARLQFTGSKISLSKDDLDLLPAPVCPNLLIIKSQKRSRLNSVLGPKEDTQQHTEEALKELFKHVSNMPESAKKKRFVRQFNKWSAVGTPEGLTPPRPKKHVRSKSFGGLIKRKVLGGQYIMERKSRNLASDTATESTEHSQVHDRENQEQQEPLGVTRVIAIPTRESTM; via the exons agaTACAACCTGTAACATAGTGATCAGCAATGAGCCATCAATCCGCAGCAAGCCCATCATCTTCAACCCAGACTTCTTTGTGGAAAAACTTCGGCACGAGAAGCCGGGGGTGTTTCTGGAACTAGTCGTGAGCAACATCACGCGTCTCATCGATCTGCCCGGTACCGAGTTCGCACAGCTGATTGGTGAGGAGGAGCCAAAATTACACGGGGGCTCCGGCTCTGGCTTCTTCCGATCATTCAACTTCCTGAAGCGCAAAG AGAAGGGAGTTGTGTTTGGAGCTCAGCTAACAGAAGAGGGAATCGCTCAGGTTTATCAGCTCATTGAATATCTCCACAAAA ATCTCCATGTAGAGGGTCTGTTTCGTGTTCCTGGGAACAGTATCCGACAGCAGACCCTGAAAGAAGCTTTAAACAGCGGAATGGATGTAGATCTGGATTCTGGAGACTTCCATCCGAATGACCTAGCGACCCTGTTGAAAATGTTCCTTGGAGAACTTCCAGAACCGCTCCTCAGTCACAGACATTATAATGCTCATCTCAAAATAGCAG ATCTAATGATGTTTGATACGAAGGGGAATAAGACTGTCCCTGATAAGGAGCGTCGCATCGAGGCTCTCCAGCTGCTCTTCCTGTTGCTGCCCTCAGCCAATCGGAACCTACTGAAGTTGCTGTTGGACCTACTATACCACACTGCCAAGCAGCAGGAGAGGAACAAGATGTCCGCCTACAACCTGGCGCTCATGTTCGCCCCACATATTCTCTGGCCGAGGAAT TTGATGGCTGCTGACCTCCAAGAGAATATCACTAGGCTAAATAACGGAGCGGCATTTATGATTAAACATTCTCAGAAGCTCTTCCGG GCACCAGCATACATTCGAGAACTCGCCAGGCTGCAGTTCACAGGATCAAAAATTTCATTGTCCAAG GATGATCTAGATTTGTTGCCAGCTCCAGTTTGTCCAAATTTACTCATCATAAAATCTCAGAAGAGGAGCCGTTTGAACTCTGTTTTGGGACCGAAGGAGGACACACAGCAACACACGGAGGAGGCACTGAAGGAGCTCTTTAAACATGTCAGCAACATGCCAGAGTCCGCCAAAAAGAAGAGATTTGTGAGACag TTTAATAAATGGTCGGCTGTTGGTACACCAGAAGGATTGACTCCACCAAGACCCAAGAAACATGTGCGTTCCAAGTCTTTTGGGGGCCTCATTAAG CGTAAAGTTTTGGGTGGTCAGTATATCATGGAAAGAAAGAGCAGAAACCTGGCATCAGACACAGCAACAGAGAGCACTGAACACTCACAAGTACATGACAGGGAGAACCAGGAGCAG CAGGAACCCCTCGGAGTCACCCGAGTAATCGCAATCCCAACACGGGAATCGACCATGTAG
- the arhgap19 gene encoding rho GTPase-activating protein 19 isoform X3 — MSERRDRDTTCNIVISNEPSIRSKPIIFNPDFFVEKLRHEKPGVFLELVVSNITRLIDLPGTEFAQLIGEEEPKLHGGSGSGFFRSFNFLKRKEKGVVFGAQLTEEGIAQVYQLIEYLHKNLHVEGLFRVPGNSIRQQTLKEALNSGMDVDLDSGDFHPNDLATLLKMFLGELPEPLLSHRHYNAHLKIADLMMFDTKGNKTVPDKERRIEALQLLFLLLPSANRNLLKLLLDLLYHTAKQQERNKMSAYNLALMFAPHILWPRNLMAADLQENITRLNNGAAFMIKHSQKLFRAPAYIRELARLQFTGSKISLSKDDLDLLPAPVCPNLLIIKSQKRSRLNSVLGPKEDTQQHTEEALKELFKHVSNMPESAKKKRFVRQFNKWSAVGTPEGLTPPRPKKHVRSKSFGGLIKRKVLGGQYIMERKSRNLASDTATESTEHSQVHDRENQEQEPLGVTRVIAIPTRESTM; from the exons agaTACAACCTGTAACATAGTGATCAGCAATGAGCCATCAATCCGCAGCAAGCCCATCATCTTCAACCCAGACTTCTTTGTGGAAAAACTTCGGCACGAGAAGCCGGGGGTGTTTCTGGAACTAGTCGTGAGCAACATCACGCGTCTCATCGATCTGCCCGGTACCGAGTTCGCACAGCTGATTGGTGAGGAGGAGCCAAAATTACACGGGGGCTCCGGCTCTGGCTTCTTCCGATCATTCAACTTCCTGAAGCGCAAAG AGAAGGGAGTTGTGTTTGGAGCTCAGCTAACAGAAGAGGGAATCGCTCAGGTTTATCAGCTCATTGAATATCTCCACAAAA ATCTCCATGTAGAGGGTCTGTTTCGTGTTCCTGGGAACAGTATCCGACAGCAGACCCTGAAAGAAGCTTTAAACAGCGGAATGGATGTAGATCTGGATTCTGGAGACTTCCATCCGAATGACCTAGCGACCCTGTTGAAAATGTTCCTTGGAGAACTTCCAGAACCGCTCCTCAGTCACAGACATTATAATGCTCATCTCAAAATAGCAG ATCTAATGATGTTTGATACGAAGGGGAATAAGACTGTCCCTGATAAGGAGCGTCGCATCGAGGCTCTCCAGCTGCTCTTCCTGTTGCTGCCCTCAGCCAATCGGAACCTACTGAAGTTGCTGTTGGACCTACTATACCACACTGCCAAGCAGCAGGAGAGGAACAAGATGTCCGCCTACAACCTGGCGCTCATGTTCGCCCCACATATTCTCTGGCCGAGGAAT TTGATGGCTGCTGACCTCCAAGAGAATATCACTAGGCTAAATAACGGAGCGGCATTTATGATTAAACATTCTCAGAAGCTCTTCCGG GCACCAGCATACATTCGAGAACTCGCCAGGCTGCAGTTCACAGGATCAAAAATTTCATTGTCCAAG GATGATCTAGATTTGTTGCCAGCTCCAGTTTGTCCAAATTTACTCATCATAAAATCTCAGAAGAGGAGCCGTTTGAACTCTGTTTTGGGACCGAAGGAGGACACACAGCAACACACGGAGGAGGCACTGAAGGAGCTCTTTAAACATGTCAGCAACATGCCAGAGTCCGCCAAAAAGAAGAGATTTGTGAGACag TTTAATAAATGGTCGGCTGTTGGTACACCAGAAGGATTGACTCCACCAAGACCCAAGAAACATGTGCGTTCCAAGTCTTTTGGGGGCCTCATTAAG CGTAAAGTTTTGGGTGGTCAGTATATCATGGAAAGAAAGAGCAGAAACCTGGCATCAGACACAGCAACAGAGAGCACTGAACACTCACAAGTACATGACAGGGAGAACCAGGAGCAG GAACCCCTCGGAGTCACCCGAGTAATCGCAATCCCAACACGGGAATCGACCATGTAG